A single window of Paenibacillus sp. SYP-B4298 DNA harbors:
- a CDS encoding GNAT family N-acetyltransferase gives MVIRPYQDQDEASWLRCRVLSFLDTSYYDNVLKEKEHYQNPSIELVALEGNEVIGLIDIELENSPGDVCSKNRKGLGGMIWHVAVHPDYRRKGIGRYLLSEAIERARKYKIKRLEAWTRDDLWVQEWYGKMGFNWIESYLQVYIEGGRELKGTIESNISQLYPVFVFAHYSGLDKANIKNKFSRAHETNLYELLLNSGEGEA, from the coding sequence ATGGTTATTCGTCCTTATCAGGATCAAGATGAAGCAAGTTGGTTAAGATGTAGGGTCCTATCATTCCTTGATACTTCTTATTATGATAATGTACTCAAGGAAAAAGAACATTATCAAAACCCATCAATTGAATTAGTCGCACTAGAAGGAAATGAAGTCATAGGCTTAATTGATATTGAATTAGAAAACAGCCCTGGAGATGTTTGCTCGAAGAACAGAAAAGGACTTGGAGGAATGATATGGCATGTAGCCGTCCATCCAGACTACAGACGAAAAGGTATTGGAAGATATCTTCTGTCAGAGGCAATTGAAAGAGCAAGAAAATATAAAATAAAGCGTTTAGAAGCATGGACACGAGATGATTTATGGGTACAAGAGTGGTACGGCAAGATGGGATTTAATTGGATTGAATCTTATCTCCAAGTTTATATTGAAGGAGGGCGAGAACTAAAGGGAACAATCGAAAGTAATATATCCCAGTTATATCCTGTTTTCGTATTTGCGCACTATTCGGGGCTGGATAAAGCTAATATAAAGAACAAATTTTCAAGAGCCCATGAAACAAATCTTTATGAACTACTTCTAAATTCCGGTGAAGGTGAAGCGTAA